One Chrysiogenia bacterium genomic window carries:
- a CDS encoding phosphocholine cytidylyltransferase family protein has protein sequence MRAIILAAGQGTRLRPHTDNSPKCLVEIGGRTILEHQLKNCLAAGIKEVVVVTGFKWEAVEERLNGWRSNGLGRLDIKTVFNPFWREANNLISLWSARHFMDDGFILINGDDVFDHQILTRVRSENHYNIHVCIDRKDSYDEDDMKIQLDGDRIQRINKTIATDNAHGESIGIMKFTRAGAERLLHELEDMVRGQNACTDWYTKAIERIAVDGYEIGTVNVEGLRWAEIDFPEDLEYVRDELSGLVQ, from the coding sequence GTGCGAGCAATCATTTTGGCAGCCGGGCAAGGCACGCGACTTCGTCCTCATACAGATAACAGCCCCAAGTGCCTCGTCGAGATCGGCGGGCGCACCATTCTTGAGCACCAGCTCAAGAACTGTCTGGCAGCGGGCATCAAGGAAGTCGTCGTCGTCACCGGATTCAAGTGGGAAGCCGTCGAAGAGCGCCTCAACGGATGGCGCAGCAACGGCCTTGGCCGCCTCGACATCAAGACCGTCTTCAATCCCTTCTGGCGTGAGGCCAACAATCTCATCAGCCTCTGGAGCGCGCGCCACTTCATGGATGACGGATTCATCCTGATCAACGGCGACGATGTGTTCGATCACCAGATCCTCACCCGCGTTCGTTCGGAAAATCACTACAACATCCACGTCTGCATCGATCGCAAGGACAGCTACGATGAAGACGACATGAAGATCCAGCTCGATGGCGATCGCATCCAGCGCATCAACAAGACCATCGCGACCGACAACGCCCACGGCGAGTCCATCGGAATCATGAAGTTCACCAGGGCCGGCGCCGAGCGCCTGCTGCACGAGCTCGAAGACATGGTCCGCGGACAGAACGCCTGCACGGACTGGTACACCAAGGCAATCGAGCGGATCGCCGTGGACGGATACGAAATCGGCACGGTGAACGTCGAAGGCCTGCGCTGGGCCGAGATCGATTTCCCCGAGGACCTGGAATACGTCCGGGATGAGCTCTCGGGACTCGTTCAGTAG